GCGCGCCATGTATGCACCGTGCGGGTTGTGCGAGACCCACCACATGTCGCGGTACGACCAGCCCTTGAGCAGCGGATAGCCGGCCTTCACGAACTTCGCCGGGTCGCCGCCGCGCTGGATGTCTTCCACCACTGCCTTCGGAATGGCCTGCTGCCCGTTGGGCGCACGGCCGCCGTTGCGCATGGTCTCGCCGAAGCGCGCAAGGTCGCGCAGCACGGTGTTGAGGCCGCCGCCGCCTGACTCGGTGCCGATGCGGTCGACCATGAAGTAGGCGTCCTGCTCGGCGCCGATGCGGCGCCAGATCTTCTCGCTCAGCAGGTCGGCCAGCGACTGATTGCTGGCGCGGCGCACGATCCAGGCCAGCACCTCGGCGTTGACGGTCTTGTAGGCGAACGCGTCACCGTGCTCGCCTTCCTTCTTCAGCGTGACGAGAAACTCGTAGAACGACTTCGGGCCGGTGTAGTTCTGGCCTTGGGTGAGCATGCCGCCGGCACGGGCGTAGTCCCAGATCTCGGCCTTGGGGTCGGCGTAGTTCTCGGAGTAGTGCACGCCCACGGTCATGTCCATCACCTGGCGCACGGTGGCGTCGCCGTAGGCGGTGTCCTTGAGTTCGGGGAGGTACTTGGTGACGGGCGCGGCCGGGTCGAGCTTGCCTTCGTCCGCGAGGATGGCCGCCAGCGTGCCCACGAAGGACTTGGTGACCGACATCGCGATGTGCGGGCGCTCGGGCGTGAGCGCGCCGAAGTACTTCTCGTAGACCACCTTGCCGCGGTGCAGCACCAGGATGCCGTCGGTGTAGGTGCCGGAGATCATCTGGGCGAAGTTGAGCGTTGCGTCGCTGCCCAGCGGCTTGAACGTCACTGCCTCGATGTCGAAGCGCGGCGTTGCTGCCGGCAGCGGGCTGGCCGCACCGCTGCCGCGCCACACGTTGGCGGTGGGCACTGTCTCGCGCACGTGCGAGAAGCTCCAGCGCGTGCGCGGAAACACGCCACCGGCCGGGTTGTCGAAGGTGATGAGCTTGTCGGGCGGGGGCGGAAAGCCCTTCATCCAGCCCAGCGCATCGACCGAGGTGGCCGCGGGGTCTGGCAGCGCGGGGGGCGTGGGCGTCTGGGCGGAGGTGGTGTTCACGGCGAGCAGGGTGAAGGCGGCGGCAAGCGCCGTGCGAATGAAGAGGGACATGTTGTTGTTCTGGATGAAGGGGGATCAACGGCCGCTGAAACGCGCCGGGCGGCGTTCGATGAAAGAGCGCACACCCTCGGCGGCGTCCTCGCTGTTCGACAGGCGCTTCTGTGTCTCGATGAACTCCGACACCGCAGCCAGCGGCCCCTGCTCGACCGCCTTGATCACGTTGAGCCGCGTGGCCACCACTGCCAGCGGCGCCTGGGCTGCGATGCGCTGCGCAATGGCCAGCGCCGCATCGAGCTCCTGCCCTGCCGGCACCACCTTCTGCACGAAGTTCAGGCGATAGGCCTCGGCGCTGTCGAACTCATCCGCCGTCAGCAGGTGCAGCATCGCGTTGCCCACGCCCGCGCGCTCGGCCATGCGCAGCGTGGCGCCGCCCGTGGCCATGATGCCGCGCTGCACTTCCATCTGCGAGAAGCGGCAGTTGTCGGCCGCGACAACGATGTCAGCGCCCAGCATCAGCTCGATGCCTACCGTGAAGCAGATGCCCTTCACCGCCACCACCATCGGCTTGGTGCGGCGGCGGTAATCAGGCAGGCCGAAGTCGTGCGGCTCCACCATGCCGGCCGGAATGGCCTTCTCGCCGCGCTTCATGTACTCGGTGACCGCCGGCAGGTCGAGGCCTGCCGTGAAGTGGTCGCCGAAGGCATGCAGCACGCCCACGCGCAGGTTCGGGTCGTCGTCGAGCCGGGTGTAGGCCTCGGCCAGCTGCTTGAACATCGGCGGCGTCCAGCCGTTGCGCTTGGCAGGGCGGTTGATGCCGATCAGCAGCACATGGTCGAGCACCTGAGTGTCGATGCAGCCTTCTGCGGGCGGGTTGGTGGGGGTCGCAGTCATCGGTCTTGTCTCCGTGTTTTTGTTGTGGCTCTGCGGATCAGTAGGTGTACACGCCGCGGCCCGTCTTGCGGCCCAACTGGCCGGCCGCGACCATTTCCTTCAGCAGCGGGCAGGGGCGGTACTTGGAATCGCCGAACTGCTCCAGGTACACCTCCATCACGGCCAGGCACACGTCCAGGCCGATCATGTCGGCCAGCGCCAGCGGGCCGATGGGCTGGTTGCAGCCCAGCTTCATGCCGGCGTCGATGTCTTCCGCCGTGGCGATGCCCTCGGCCAGCACGAAGAAGGCCTCGTTGATCATCGGCACCAGGATGCGGTTGACCACGAAGCCCGGCGCGTTCTTCACCGTGATCGGCGACTTGCCGAGCGTCTCGGCCAATGCCTTCACTGCATCGTGCGTGGCGTCGCTCGTGAGGTAGCCGCGGATCAGCTCCACCAGCGCCATCATCGGCACCGGGTTGAAGAAGTGCATGCCGATGAAGCGGTCGGGGCGCGAGGTGGCGGCTGCCAGCTGCGTGATCGAGATCGACGAGGTGTTCGACGCGATGATCACTTCGGGCGCCAGCATGTCGTCGACCTGCTTGAGGATCTTGAGCTTGAGCGCGTGGTTCTCGGTGGCCGCCTCGATCACCAGTTGGGCGCTCTTCAGGTCTTCGTAGTTGGTCGAGCCCTTGATGAGCGCCAGCGCGGCGGCCTTCTGCTCGGTGGTGAGCTTTTCCTTCTTGATCAGGCGGTCGAGGCTGCCCGACACCGTGGCCAGGCCCTTGTCGACCGCCGCCTGGGCGATGTCGACCATCACCACATTCACGCCGGCCACAGCGCAGGCCTGCGCGATGCCGTTGCCCATCGTTCCGGCACCGATGATGCCGACAGTCTGGATAGCCATGAGAGAACTCCTTGAAGAAAACAAAAAGGGGGTGCGCGCGGCTGGCGCCACGGCAAAACATTGATTGTGAAGCAGCCCCGCGGCCGCGCCGTTGCCGCGTGCGACACCGGCGACCCGCCGGTGGCTTACAGTGCGGCGGTTGCTTTTCCCTGCTCGTTTTCCCGCTCTTTTCGACTCTCCGACCATGACCACCCTTGGCACCCCCCTTTCCCCTTCTGCAACCCGCGTGATGCTTTTGGGCTCCGGCGAACTAGGCAAGGAGGTGCTGATCGCCCTGCAGCGCCTCGGCGTCGAGACCATCGCCGTCGACCGCTACGAGAACGCCCCCGGCCAGCAGGTGGCGCACCACGCCCGCACCATCACCATGAGCGATCCCGAGCAGCTGAAAGCGCTGATCGAGGCCGAGAAGCCCACGCTGGTGGTGCCCGAGATCGAGGCCATCGCCACGCCCATGCTGCAGCAGCTCGAAGACGCCGGCGTGGTACGCGTGATTCCCACGGCCCGCGCCGCCCGCCTCACGATGGACCGCGAAGGCATCCGCCGCCTGGCCGCCGAGACGCTGGGCGTGCCGACCAGCCCCTACAAGTTCTGCGACTCGCTGGCCGAGCTGCAAGCCGCCATCGATGGCGGCATCGGGTACCCCTGCATCGTCAAGCCCGTGATGAGCAGCTCCGGCAAGGGCCAGAGCAAGATCGACGGCCCCGCCGACGTGCAGAAGGCCTGGGACTACGCCATGGCCGGCGGCCGAGTGAGCCATGGCCGCGTGATCGTCGAGGGCTTCATCGACTTCGACTACGAGATCACGTTGCTCACCGTGCGCGCCAAGGATGCCGGCGGCGCTGTGCAGACGCAGTTCTGCGACCCCATCGGCCACGTGCAGGTGAGCGGCGACTACGTGGAAAGCTGGCAGCCGCACCCCATGGCGCCCGCTGCGCTGCAGAAGGCACAGCAGATCGCACAGGCCGTGACGGCCGACCTGGGTGGCCAGGGCCTGTTCGGCGTCGAGCTGTTCGTGAAGGGCGATGAAGTCTGGTTCAGCGAAGTGAGCCCGCGCCCGCACGACACCGGCATGGTCACCATGGCCACGCAGTGGCAGAACGAGTTCGAGCTGCATGCGCGCGCCATCCTCGGCCTGCCGGTGGACACCTCGCTCAAGAGCCCGGGTGCCAGCGCGGTGATCTACGGCGGCGTGGACGCCACCGGCATCGCCTTCGACGGCGTGGCCGAGGCGCTGCAGGTGCCCGGCAGCGACATCCGCCTGTTCGGCAAGCCCGAGAGCTTCACCAAGCGCCGCATGGGCGTGGCGCTGGTGCATGCGGCCGACACCGACACCGCCCGCAAGCTCGCCAAGGAAGCCGCCTCGCGCGTGAAGCCGCGCAAGGCATAGCCAGTTTTCGCAAGCCGCGCCGCAACGGCGCGGGCATGGTCGAGCGGTTCCACCGGAGACACCATGCTGCACCCCCAGGCTCGCGCCTTGCTCGACTTCATCGAGGCGCGCGGCATTCCGCCGACGCACACCCTGTCGCCCGCCGACGCGCGGGCCTTCTACCGTGAACGCCGCGCCGCCACGCAGCCGCTGCCGGCCGAAGTGGCCGAGGTGCGCGACCTTGCCGCCGACGGCCCGCACGGCACCATCCCGGTGCGGCTCTACCGCCCGCTCGGTTCCGGCGCCGGCCCGCTGCCGGTGCTGGTGTATTACCACGGCGGTGGCTGGGTCATCGGCGATCTCGACACACATGACGTGCTGTGTCGCGAGTTGGCCAACGGCGCAGGCTGTGCGGTGGTCGCGGTCGACTACCGCATGGGCCCGGAGCACCGCTTTCCCGCCGCCGTCGACGACGCGCTGGCCGCCACCCGCTGGGTGCGTCGCGAAGCCGCGGCGCTGGGGCTCGATGCGAGCCGTCTCGCGGTGGGCGGCGACAGCGCTGGCGGCAACCTCGCGGCGGTGGTCTCGATTGCCGCGCGCGATGCCGGCGACCTGCCCATCGCCTTCCAGCTGCTGATCTACCCGGCCACCGACATGCGCCGTGGCCATCCGTCACACCAGGCCAACGGGCAGGGCTACCTGCTGACCAGCGACACGATGACGTACTTCCACGACCACTACATCACCGACCCGGCGCACGACCTCGACTGGCGCGCCTCGCCGCTGCTGCACACCGACCTGTCGAAGCTGCCGCCTGCGCTGGTGCTCACCGCCGGCTACGACCCGCTGCGCGACGAAGGCGCCGCGTATGCCGAGGCGTTGACCGCCGCCGGCAACCATGCCGTGTACGTGTGCTTCGAGCGCCAGATCCATGGCTTCATCACCATGGGCAAGGTACTCGACGAGGCCAACACGGCAGTGGCGCTCTGCGCCGCCGAACTGCGCCGCGCACTGGCACCGGCCTAGGGAAAGTCCCCGCGCAAATCGATATCGCGCGGGCGGCTCGCGCCGCTACGATCCAGCCAACAAAGACGCCACCCCGCAGTGGCAGTCCACCGATGCAGGAGACAAACACCATGCAGCGAACAAGGACGACGCCGCCAACGCACACAAGGTTGAGCGGCGCCGCACGGCAGGGGGAACGCCTGATGTGGCTCACGCCGCATCGCGTGTTCTATGCCGGTCTGCTCGGCGCCGCCGCCGAGCGCACGATGGGCGGGCACGGCGTGTACGTGTCGCCTGCCGGCGCGCCGCCGAACCGCATCCGCATTGGCGGCGGGGCGTGGATGACCGGTGAATTCATCGTGGTGCCGCCGCATGTGCTGCACCAGGTGGAGTGCGCGCATCCGCTGATCTTCAACCTGCTGATCGAATCGGAGTCGGTCGATCCGGCGCGCATGCCGGCCTTTTTGCAGCATTGCGGCCCGGTCGAGGCGCCGGCCTTCGTGCAGCGCGTGCGCGAGGCCCATGCGCACCTGCTGGCGGCCTCGGCGCGCGGCATGAGTTTCGAGGGCTTCGACTTCGACGCGATGTTCTTCGGCGAAGCGCTGGCGCCGCGCGCGCTCGATGCGCGCATCCGCAAGGTGGCCGACGCCATCAACGCCGACCCCGCCACGCCGATGTCGGCCGAGGAGTGCGCAGCCTCGGTGCACCTGTCTTTCTCGCGCTTCCTGCATCTGTTCAAGCAGGAGACTGGCATGGCCTTCAGGGCCTTCCGCGCCTGGAAGCGTGCGCGCAGCCTGCTGCGCTACGTGCAACAGGGCAGCACGCTGACCGACATCGCGCTCGACACCGGCTACCCCGACTCGACGCACTTCAGCCATTCGATCCGCCAGGTCTACGGCCTCAAGCCCAGTGACATCGTGGCCGGCTCGCGCCGCCTTGCGCTGCACGACGCGGCCGGCGGCTTCAGGCAGTAGGCGCGGCGCAGGGGCCCCATGCAGATCCTTCAACTCCTGCTGTCGGGCATTGCGCAAGGTTGCATATACGGCCTGATCGCGCTGGGCTTCGTGCTGATCTACAAGGCCACCGAAACCGTGAGCTTCGCGCAAGGCGACCTGATGATGCTCGGTGCCTTCGGCGCGTTCGCGGGCATGTCGCTGTTCGGCATGCCGTTCTGGCTCGCGGTGATCTTCGCGGTGGTGGCGATGGCGGCCTTCGGCGTTTTGCTCGAACTGGTGGTGATACGGCCCATCCTCGGGCAGCCGCAGTTCTCCATCGTGATGCTGACCATCGGCATCGCCTACGTGGCGCGCGGGCTCATCACCATGGTGCCAGGCATCGGCACCGAAACGCACACGCTGGCCGTGCCCTACAAGGACCAGATCTGGAAGCTCGGCGAGCTGGTGGTCAACCTGGAGCAGCTGGCGATCATCATCGCCACGGCCATCCTGTGCGGGCTGCTGTTCGCGATGTTCCGCTACAGCAAGCTGGGCATCGCGATGCAGGCTTCGTCGCAGAACCAGCTGGCGGCCTACTACATGGGCATTCCGGTGAAGCGGCTCAACGGGCTGGTGTGGGGGCTCGCGGCGGCGGTGGCAGCTATTGCGGGCATGCTGCTAGCGCCCATCACCTTCGTGCACGCGAACATGGGCTTCATCGGGCTGAAGGCTTTTCCGGCGGCGGTGGTGGGAGGCTTCGGCAGCCTGCCGGGCGCCATCGTCGGCGGGCTGGTGATCGGCATCGTCGAGTCATTCGCGGGCTTCTACCTGCCCGACGGTTTCAAGGACACAGCACCATACATCGTGGTGCTGCTGATGCTCATGATCAAGCCGAACGGATTGTTTGGCGAGAAGCTGCGCAAGAAGGTGTAAGTCTCATATGCGCTTCATCTTCAAGACCAGCTACGACCAGGACATTCGCCTTGCGCGCCACGGCGGGCATGTGTTCTGGTATGGCTTGCTCATTGCGTTCCTCATCGTCGCGCCTTGGGTCATCGACGAGTACTGGCTGGCGCAGCTGACCTTCGTGCTGATCTACGGGATCGTCGGGTTGGGGTTGATGCTGCTGGCCGGCTTCACGGGGCAGTTTTCCATCGGGCATGCGGCGTTCCTCGGCACGGGTGCGTATACGCAGGGCGTGTTGACGAATCTTGGCGTGCCATTTCCGCTGGCGCTGGTGGCTGCCGCAGCGTTGTCGGCGGCGGTGGGCGTGGTGGTCGCGCTGCCGGCGTTGCGCGTGAAGGGCATTTACCTCGGCATCGCGACGCTGTCGTTCGGCTTCATCGTCGAGGAGGTGTTTGCGCGGTGGGAGAGCGTGACGGGCGGCAATGCGGGGCTGCACGTGAAATCGCCGCAGCTCTTCGGCTGGTCGCTGGGCTCGGGCGACGGTTTCTACTTTCTGTGCCTGGTGGTGGCGGTGCTGAGCACGCTGGGCATCCTGAACCTGCTGCGCTCGCCGACCGGGCGGGCCTTCGTCGCGATTCGTGATTCGGAAATTTCGGCGCAGAGCATGGGCATTCACCTCGCGCGCTACAAGACGATGTCGTTCGCGATCTCGGCCGCGCTCGCGGGACTGGGCGGGGCCTTGTATGCGCACAAGCTCAGTTTCATCTCGCCGGACCAGTTCAGCATCCTGCAGTCCATCGACCTGCTGCTGATGGTGGTGATCGGCGGGCTCGGTTCGGTGCACGGCGCGTTCCTGGGCGCGATCTTCCTGATCGCGATGCCGCAGCTGATCTCCATCGGGAAGGACTGGCTGCCGGCGGTCATCGGCCAGGCGCCAGGGTTGCAGGGGCTGGTGTACGGCGTGGTGCTGATTGCCTTCGTGCTGTTCGAGCCGCTGGGCCTGTACGGCCGTTGGCTGAAGATCCGCACCTGGCTGCAGCTCTTTCCGTTCTACCGCAGGGGGCTGTTCAAGCGGCAGAAGTCGTTCACCAAGTCGGACCGGCTGAGATGAGCAGCGACGTTCTTCTTTCCGCCAAGGATCTGAGCGTGCGCTTCGGCGGTGTGCTGGCGGTCAACAAGGTGAGCTTCGACGTGCGGCGAGGCGAGGTGTTCACGCTGATCGGCCCGAACGGCGCGGGCAAGACGACGGTGTTCAACCTGATCAGCCGCATCTACACGCCGACCACGGGCGAGATCACGTGGCATGGCGAGGGGGGTGGCCCGATTGCGCTGACGCAGCAGACGCCGCATGCGATTGCTGCGTTGGGCATTGCGCGCACTTTCCAGAACATCGAGCTGTTCGAGCACGCGACGGTGTTGCACAACCTGCTGATCGGTCGCCACACGCACCGGCAGACGGGGTTCTGGAGCGAGGTGTTCTTCACACCTGCGACGCGGCGAGCGGAGATTGCTGCGCGCGAGAAGGCGGAGCAGGTGATCGAGCTGCTGGACCTTCAGCACCATCGCGATTCGATGGTGGCGGGGTTGCCTTATGGCGTTCGCAAGGTGGTGGAACTGGCGCGTGCGTTGTGCACGGAGCCGAAGTTGCTGCTGCTCGATGAGCCGTCTTCAGGCCTCAATGTTGAAGAGACTGCGGATATGGCTTTCTGGATTCAGGACATTCAGCATGAGCTGGGGGTGTCTGTCTTGATGGTCGAGCACGACATGTCGCTTGTTTCGAAGGTGTCCGATCGGGTGCTGGCGATGAACCAGGGCGAAGTGTTGGCCACTGGGTCTCCTCGCGAGGTGCAGGCGGATTCGCGTGTTATCGAGGCTTATCTTGGGACTGTGGATGACGTGAGCAGTTTGAGGAGGGTGGCGGCATGAGCGACGCAGTCCTCCAACTCCTCAATGTCGAGAGCGCTTATGGCCCCATCAAAGCCATCAGAGGCGTGAGCCTGAAAGTCAGGCAAGGCGAAATTGCTACCGTACTCGGCTCGAACGGCGCGGGCAAGACAACCATCCTCAAGACCATCTCCGGAATCATCGATCCCCGCAAAGGCAGCATTGAATTCCAGGGCAAGGACATCACCGCCAAAGACCCGGCCTACATCGTCCAGCAGGGCCTGAGCCACGTACCCGAGGGCCGCGAGGTGTTTCCGCTGCTGTCGGTGAAGGACAACTTGCTGATGGGCGCCTACACCCGGAAGGATCGCGACGGCGTGGCGCGGGACATGGAGACGGTCTACACCTACTTCCCCATCCTGCGCGAACGGGCCACGCAGGACGCAGGCCTGCTTTCTGGCGGCCAGCAGCAGATGCTTGCCATCTCGCGCGCGATCATGGCCGCGCCGCATCTCATTCTTCTTGATGAGCCCAGCCTTGGCCTGAGCCCGAAGCTGACGAAGGAGATCTTCGAGATCGTCGTGCGCATCAACCGTGAGCGCGGCACCACGATCCTGCTGGTCGAGCAGAACGCCAACATGGCGCTCAATGCGGCCGATCATGGCTACGTGCTGGAGAACGGCCGCATCGTGATGGAAGACTCCTGCGAACGCCTGAGGGAGAAGGAAGACATCAAGGAGTTCTACCTCGGCGTGAAGGACGACGGCGTGCGCGGCGAGCGGCGCTGGAAAAAGAAGAAGACCTGGAGGTAGCCACCATGCAAGGACTCTGGGAACTCAACACCTTCGAGCCCCGGCTCGACGTCGTCGTGCCCGGCGACACCATTCCCGCGATGTTCTGGAATGCCGTGAAGCAGCGCGGCGACAACATCTGGATGCGGCAAAAGGAGCTGGGCATCTGGCGCAGCTGGAGCTGGCACCAGACGGCCGACGCGGTGCGCGAGATCGCGGCCGGGCTCCAGGCCATCGGCTTTGCGCCGGGCGAGTGCGCGTCGATTTTGTCGAACACCGTTATCGAATGGGTGCTCGCCGACCTGGCTGTGCTCAGCTGCGGGGGTGTGTCCAACGGCATTTATCCGACCGATGCGGCTTCGCAGGTGCACTACCTCTGCGAAGACTCGCGCACCACCGTGCTCTTCGTGGAAGACGACGAGCAGCTCGACAAGGCGCTCGAAGTGCGCGCCGGCCTGCCGGGGCTGCGCTGCGTGATCGTGTTCGACATGGAGGGCCTGCGCGACCTCGACGATGCGGCGGTGATGAGCCTCGACGCGCTGCGTACCCTCGGCCGCGCGCACCTGGCCGCCGACCCGCAGGCCGTGGAGCGCACTGTGGCGGCCTGCCGGCCCGAAGATCTCGCCATCCTCGTCTACACCTCGGGCACCACCGGCAAGCCCAAGGGCGCGATGCACAGCCACGCCGGGCTCGTGTACACCGCGCGCGGCTACAACACGCTCATCGCGCAGGACGAGAGGGACGAGCGCATGTGCTTCCTGCCGCTGTGCCACATCGCCGAGCGCATGGGCGGCGAGTACTTCGCGATGTATACCGGCTCGATCCTCAACTTCGTAGAGAACCCGGAGACGGTGCCCGAGAACGTGCGCGAGATTGCACCCACCGTGTTCACGGCCGTGCCGCGCGTGTGGGAGAAGTTTTATTCGGGCGTGATGATCGCGCTGAAGGAAGCCAGCCCGCTGCAGCAGGCCGCCTACAAGTGGAGCATCGGCGTGGGCGAGGAGATCGCCAACCGCGTGCTGGCGGGCGAAGACGTCGGCCCGGTGCTGAAGTTCAAGTTCAGGCTGGCGCGCGTGCTGGCGCTGGACAACGCACGAAAGCTCATCGGCATCCACCGTTCGCGCTTTCTGGTGACGGGCGCGGCGCCTATTTCGCCCGAGCTGGTGAAGTGGTATCTCGCGCTCGGCGTGCCGATGCTGGAGGTGTGGGGCATGACGGAGTCGTGCGGGGCTTCCACCGCCGTGCCGGCCACTCGCATCAAGCCGGGCTCGATCGGGCCGGCCACTGGCTACAACGAGGTGCGCATCGACGCCGCCTCCGGCGAGATTCTGGTGCGCGGCCCCAATGTCTTCATGGGTTACCTCAACCTGCCCGAGAAGACCGCCGAGACCATCGATGCCGAAGGCTGGCTGCACACGGGCGACGTGGGCGTGATGGACGAGGACGGGTATTTCCGCATCACCGACCGGATGAAAGACATCATCATCACGGCGGGTGGGAAGAACGTGACGCCGAGCGAGCTGGAGAACGAGCTCAAGTTCAGCCTCTACATCACCGATGCCGTGGTCATCGGCGACAAGAAGCCCTACCTCACGGTGATCGTCATGATCGACCAGGAGAACGTCGAGAAGTTTGCACAGGACCACGACGTGCCGTTCAGCAACTACGAGAGCCTGACGCGCACGAAGGAAGTGCAGGATTTGATCCAGGGCGAGATCGATCGCGTCAACGCCAGGTTCGCGCGTGTCGAGCAGATCAAGAAGTTCTTTCTGCTCGAAACGCAGCTCAGCGCCGAGGACGAGGAGCTCACGCCCACGATGAAGCTCAAGCGCAAGCTGGTGCAGACCAAGTACGCCGAGCGCATCGAGGCCATGTATCGCTGACCGAGATTGCTGCAGATCCGTTTTTTTCGTCAACCCGAGGAGACAACCGCATGAAGCTCAAGACACTGACGACGCTGGCCGTGCTGGGCCTGATCGCGACGCTTGCGTCCGCTCAGCAGCAGGGCGTGAGCAAGGACGAGATCCGCATCGGCACCATCCAGGACCTGTCGGGTCCGCTCGCGGGCTTCGGCAAGCAGGCGCGCAACGGCATGCAGCTGCGGGTGGACGAACTCAACGAGCAGGGCAGCCTCAACGGCCGCAAGCTCAAGCTGTTCGTCGAAGACTCGGGCTACGACCCGAAGAAGGCGGTGCTGGCCGCGCAGAAGCTGGTGAACCAGGAAAAGATCTTCATCATGGCCGGCCACATCGGCACGGCGCAGAACATGGCGGCAATGCCGGTGCAGTTCGACAAGAACGTCGTCAACTTCATGCCCATTACCGCGGCGCGCGAAATGTACGAGCCGCTGAACCGGCTGAAGTATTCGTTCGCGGCCACCTACTACGACCAGATCCGCCTGGCGCTGCCGAAGATGATCAAGGACAAGGGCGCCAAGAAGGTCTGCACCATCTACCAGGACGAC
This is a stretch of genomic DNA from Variovorax paradoxus. It encodes these proteins:
- a CDS encoding ABC transporter ATP-binding protein — translated: MSDAVLQLLNVESAYGPIKAIRGVSLKVRQGEIATVLGSNGAGKTTILKTISGIIDPRKGSIEFQGKDITAKDPAYIVQQGLSHVPEGREVFPLLSVKDNLLMGAYTRKDRDGVARDMETVYTYFPILRERATQDAGLLSGGQQQMLAISRAIMAAPHLILLDEPSLGLSPKLTKEIFEIVVRINRERGTTILLVEQNANMALNAADHGYVLENGRIVMEDSCERLREKEDIKEFYLGVKDDGVRGERRWKKKKTWR
- a CDS encoding AMP-dependent synthetase/ligase, giving the protein MQGLWELNTFEPRLDVVVPGDTIPAMFWNAVKQRGDNIWMRQKELGIWRSWSWHQTADAVREIAAGLQAIGFAPGECASILSNTVIEWVLADLAVLSCGGVSNGIYPTDAASQVHYLCEDSRTTVLFVEDDEQLDKALEVRAGLPGLRCVIVFDMEGLRDLDDAAVMSLDALRTLGRAHLAADPQAVERTVAACRPEDLAILVYTSGTTGKPKGAMHSHAGLVYTARGYNTLIAQDERDERMCFLPLCHIAERMGGEYFAMYTGSILNFVENPETVPENVREIAPTVFTAVPRVWEKFYSGVMIALKEASPLQQAAYKWSIGVGEEIANRVLAGEDVGPVLKFKFRLARVLALDNARKLIGIHRSRFLVTGAAPISPELVKWYLALGVPMLEVWGMTESCGASTAVPATRIKPGSIGPATGYNEVRIDAASGEILVRGPNVFMGYLNLPEKTAETIDAEGWLHTGDVGVMDEDGYFRITDRMKDIIITAGGKNVTPSELENELKFSLYITDAVVIGDKKPYLTVIVMIDQENVEKFAQDHDVPFSNYESLTRTKEVQDLIQGEIDRVNARFARVEQIKKFFLLETQLSAEDEELTPTMKLKRKLVQTKYAERIEAMYR